The proteins below come from a single Hemiscyllium ocellatum isolate sHemOce1 chromosome 24, sHemOce1.pat.X.cur, whole genome shotgun sequence genomic window:
- the mif gene encoding macrophage migration inhibitory factor: MPTFVLNTNLSRANVPEVLLEELTVTLGTLLNKPQQYIAVHIVPDQILSFGGTSEPCALGTLSSIGKISKEQNKNYAKVLFVLVNKHLHISPDRMYIVFQDLEAANVGYNKNTFA, from the exons ATGCCGACCTTCGTGCTCAACACCAACCTGAGCCGCGCGAACGTCCCGGAGGTGCTGCTGGAGGAGCTGACCGTCACATTGGGCACCTTACTGAATAAACCCCagcag TACATCGCAGTGCACATTGTGCCGGACCAGATCCTTTCCTTCGGAGGTACCTCTGAGCCCTGCGCTCTCGGGACTCTCTCCAGCATTGGCAAAATCAGTAAAGAGCAGAACAAAAACTACGCCAAAGTGCTGTTCGTCCTGGTGAACAAGCACTTGCACATTTCCCCAGACAG GATGTACATCGTCTTCCAAGATCTTGAGGCTGCTAATGTTGGCTATAACAAAAATACCTTTGCTTAG
- the ddx51 gene encoding ATP-dependent RNA helicase DDX51: MALFIVNRYLCDDEPANSSHDESRSQTLLQKLHREAKARQQQLEVKRGPMDEEGQKNQGEDENRGRKDKKRKREAEEEATISEKSRKKARHLSNESEDSSKIGRHVDSQVLKPEQGNAGLSAKQLHNKKVKSINTGVERKRKHQDQSTNDTETFNETNNDQARPNGDLEKPEQTEAKEKSDQDENHTSTDSKSSLIVLGGFQKKKIQKVHRVLPQWLAKPMLVNKDIKQNLNAIENVPGIHEKLLQKLRTNGIHSFFPVQTEVIPILLESTKHGLWLGRGGYRPRDICVSAPTGSGKTLAFVIPIVQALMGRVVCRVRALAVLPTKELAQQVCKVFKRYTEGLGLKVVIVAGQKQFAVEQASLIEHTFTGYCSLADIIVATPGRLVDHIAKTDGFDLRHLRFLIIDEADRMIDNMHQDWLNKVENAVYQVNECSAPDSLFQRTKPGVCTAASHSRLQMPLQKLLFSATLTQDSEKLQQLALHQPQLFTSNYTPLESETHVTQTELQGPEDSIGKKYTLPEGLTEFIVPCNLRKKPLIILYFVLRMKFSRILCFTNSRDASHRLYLLLSAFGGIAVAEFSSRLSPNERRKTLKEFEKGKLQILISTDASARGIDVKGVTCVVNYDAPQFIRTYIHRVGRTARAGKAGLAFTLLLKMQEQQFLQMLRDAGSKEMKKHMVRQKFLTPLIERYENALQVFQQVLKDEKRRQRL; this comes from the exons ATGGCGCTGTTCATCGTCAACAG GTACCTCTGTGATGATGAACCTGCCAATAGTTCGCATGATGAGTCCCGATCCCAAACTTTGCTGCAGAAGCTTCATCGAGAGGCCAAGGCCAGACAGCAACAGCTGGAGGTTAAGAGAGGTCCCATGGATGAAGAGGGACAGAAGAACCAAGGGGAAGATGAGAACAGAGGAAGGAAGGACAAAAAGAGGAAAAGAGAAGCTGAGGAAGAGGCTACAATTTCAGAGAAAAGCAGAAAGAAAGCAAGGCACCTGTCAAATGAATCTGAAGACAGCAGCAAAATTGGGAGACATGTTGATTCCCAAGTGCTCAAACCAGAGCAGGGCAACGCAGGCTTGAGTGCTAAGCAGTTACATAACAAAAAAGTGAAGAGTATTAACACTGGAGTGGAGAGAAAACGCAAACATCAAGATCAAAGCACAAACGATACAG agacattcaatgaaactaaTAATGATCAGGCGAGACCGAACGGAGATCTGGAAAAACCAGAGCAGACCGAAGCGAAGGAGAAAAGTGATCAGGATGAGAACCATACGTCAACTGATTCCAAATCCAGCCTGATCGTTCTTGGGGGGTTTCAGAAGAAAAAGATTCAGAAG GTGCATCGAGTCTTGCCCCAGTGGCTTGCTAAGCCCATGCTGGTCAACAAGGACATTAAACAGAATCTAAACGCGATCGAAAATGTTCCAGGAATCCATGAGAAACTGCTTCAGAAACTTCGAACCAATGGTATCCATTCCTTCTTCCCAG TTCAAACAGAGGTAATCCCCATCCTCCTGGAGAGCACAAAGCATGGACTGTGGCTGGGCAGAGGGGGCTACAGGCCGAGAGACATTTGTGTATCCGCACCCACTGGCAGTGGCAAGACCCTGGCATTCGTTATCCCCATTGTTCAG GCGCTGATGGGCCGTGTGGTATGCAGAGTTCGAGCCCTGGCTGTGCTCCCAACCAAGGAACTGGCTCAGCAG GTATGTAAGGTGTTCAAAAGGTATACTGAAGGCCTGGGTCTGAAAGTAGTGATTGTTGCTGGACAGAAACAATTTGCTGTGGAGCAGGCCTCTCTTATTGAGCATAC GTTTACTGGCTATTGCAGCTTGGCAGACATCATTGTTGCAACTCCAGGACGTTTGGTTGACCACATTGCCAAAACAGATGGGTTCGATCTGCGGCATCTCCGATTCTTG ATAATCGATGAAGCAGATCGAATGATTGATAACATGCACCAGGATTGGCTGAACAAAGTAGAGAATGCAGTCTACCAAGTGAATGAATGTTCAGCTCCAGACAGTTTGTTCCAGAGGACAAAGCCAGGAGTTTGCACAGCTGCAAG CCATTCCCGGCTGCAGATGCCCCTGCAGAAGCTGCTGTTTTCTGCCACCCTCACCCAGGACTCTGAGAAACTGCAGCAGTTGGCACTGCACCAACCTCAACTCTTCACCTCCAATTACACACCATTGGAGAGTGAGACCCATGTGACCCAGACTGAACTCCAAGGACCTGAGGACAGCATTGGAAAGAAGTACACCTTGCCCGAGGGCCTGACG GAATTCATTGTCCCATGCAATCTTAGAAAGAAGCCTCTGATAATCCTCTACTTTGTCCTGAGAATGAAATTCAGTCGTATCTTGTGTTTCACCAACTCCAGAGATGCATCACACAG GTTGTATCTTTTACTTTCTGCTTTTGGTGGTATAGCAGTGGCAGAATTTTCTTCCAGGCTTTCCCCCAATGAAAGACGAAAGACACTGAAAGAGTTTGAGAAAGGAAAACTCCAAAT ACTGATCAGCACAGATGCAAGTGCTAGAGGAATTGATGTTAAAGGTGTCACGTGTGTGGTTAACTATGATGCCCCACAGTTCATCAGGACATACATCCACAG AGTTGGTAGAACTGCTCGAGCTGGGAAAGCTGGGCTCGCATTCACACTCCTCCTAAAAATGCAG